GCGAAATCGCTCCATACCAGCGGGACGAACGTCGATTTGGCGTAGTGCGGTTGCGGCGGCAGATAGAGAAAGAGTTCGAGCCAGCCGGAGTATTGCACCGCCGGGTCTTGCGCGCGCAGGCACGTGAGTATGGCCAGATAGTTCGCCTCGTCCTCGCGCGCGTATGCGGCAACGTGCGACCATTCGTGCGCGAGCGAGAACGGCCGTTCGAACCACAGCAAGTCGGACGCGACCTGCACGTTGAGCGTAAAGGGATTGATGAATCCGCTGGTCCCCGTCGCGTTCATGAACGGATCGGCGATGGTCGGCTTCGGCCAACTCACGTGCGGGTTCCAGCCATCGCCCGCGCGGCGAACCAACGGCAACCAAGCCGTCCGCAGATCGGCGATGTCGAGCGGCTCGCGGCTTCGCGCATGCGCCGCCGGAGCCAAGGCGTTCATCTCCGCAATCGCGTGCGTGCGCAGACGATCGACCGCCCCGGTATCGACGCGAGCGGCGTTAAATGCCAGGCGCGATTCCATCGGCGCGCGGTCGTAGTTCCAGCCCCATGCCGCTTCGAACCACAGCGCATACGCGCCGGCGATCGCAACGATCTCCACCAGGGCGACGGCAACGCGCCGCCACCGCGGCTTGCGATGCTGCCGTATGGTGACGCTGATGCGCCAGTACGCAAGCGCGATGCCGAGCAGGCCTGCGAAGTCGCCGAGCGACCACGGCACCGGCCCGGAGATCGCCTGCGCGACGTGCTGCCACGCGGCATAGCCGCCGTTCGCATAGACGCGTTCCACCCAGGCTGCAGACGGATGCCACAGCAGCGCGAAGGCCCCCGCAGCAATACCGAGCACTCGCCACCATAAACGAAAAGAGCCGCCCATACGGGCAGCTCCATTCGACATCCAACCAACTTCTTCAGCCACCGTCTGCGGCTCGGGCGAAGCCCGAACGCGAAGGCGGATTGGCCTTTAGGCCAACCGCGAAGGATTCGCCGAAGGCGAATCCACCTAACGTTTTGAGAACTGGAAGCGTTTGCGGGCGCGCTTGCGGCCGTACTTCTTCGATTCTTTTTCGCGCGGATCGCGGGTGAGGAAACCTTCTTTACGCAGCGTCGCTTTGAACGCTTCGTCGATTTCGAGCAAGGCGCGAGCGATGCCGTGGCGCACGGCACCGGCTTGGCCGGTCACGCCGCCGCCCTGCGCCTTAACGCTCACGTCGAAGCGCGCGGTCGTCTGCGTCGCTTCGAGCGGCTGGCGGACGATCTGCTGCAACTGCGGGCGCGGGAAGTAGTCGTCGATCGACTTTTTGTTGATCGTGATGACGCCCTGCCCGAGCGTGAGTTCCACGCGGGCGATGGCACGCTTACGACGACCGGTGGCTTGAATGGCTTCGCTCAAAACTGACTCCTAGAACAGCGGTTGCGGCTTTTGCGGTTCGTGCGTGTGCTGCTCGCCCACGAAGACGCGCAGACGATTGAGATGCACGTCGCGCATACGATTGGTCGGGAGCATGCCGCGCACGGCCATTTCGATGAGGCGCTCGGGATGCTTGTCGTGAATCTCGCGAGCCGTCTTGGTCCGAAGGCCGCCCGGATATCCGCTATGGCGATAGTACACCTTCTGGTCCCACTTGTTGCCGCCCAGTTCGATCTTCTCCGCATTGATCACGACCACGTGATCGCCGTCGTCAATGTGGGGCGTCCAGGTTGGCTTATGCTTGCCCGAGAGTGCGCGCGCAATTCGTACCGCGAGCGTGCCCAGGCGTAGCCCGGCCGCATCGACGATGTACCAATCGTGCTTCGTATCGACAGTCTTCTGTTGGTAAGTACGCATCTCGAAGGTCCTTATTCCGTGGTAAAACCAGAAGTACGCCAGGGGCCGGAGCCCGTGACAACCCCCGAATCTTATCGGCAAACGGTCCCTGGCGTCAAGGGACGAAGGCGGAGTTTTGGGGATTTACCCTAGCTGCCGACAAATATCGGGGGCTCCCGGTACGAATCGTACCCTCCGAGGTAACGGACCCCGGCTAGATAGAGGCCGTGGGCAGGCGCCGTGAGCCCCGCGGCGGAGCGATCTCGAGCCGCTAGGATCGCCGGCAAGCTGGCCGGGTCGCGACGCCCCTTCCCGCACTCCACGAGCGTCCCCACGATCGTACGCACCATCCGGTGGACGAAACTATCCGCCGCGATTTCCACCCGGATCAGCGCCCCGCGCCGCTCGATGCTCAGGTGCTTCACGCACCGAACGGTGACGCCGTTGTCCGGGAGCGTGCCGCAGAACGACCGGAAGTCGTGCTCGCCGTGCAGCGCCCGGGCGGCCTCGATCATCGCCTCGAGATCGAGGCCGGCATACACGTGCTGGGCACGGTGCGCCAACATCGCCGAGCGGTCCGGCGCGTTGTGAATCGCATAGACGTAGCGGCGCTCGCGCGCGGAGAAGCGCGCCGAGAACCCCGGCGGTTCGAGTGCGACGTCGCGCACGCTCAGGTCCGCCGGCAGAGCGCTGTTGAGGGCGATCGCCAACCGGTCGAACGGAAAGTTACGATCGGTGACAAACGAGATCACCTGGCCGGTGGCGTGGACCCCGGTATCGGTGCGGCCGGCAGCCGAAATCTTGATCGGGGAAGCAAAAAGTTGCGAGAGCGCTCGTTCGAGCACTCCCGCAACCGTCCGCAAGTGCGGCTGAAACTGCAGCCCAAAAAACGCGCTACCGTCGTATTCGACGGTGGCGCGGACGACTTTTAAGCCGTTACCGGCGTGCGACGCGGCACGTCGCGCTTCTCGTCCAGATCCAGCAGGTCGGCCCAGCTCGTCACATCCGTGCGATCCGGAGCCAACTGATTGCGCAGGTTGATGAAGTATTCGAGCGACTCCCCTTCGGGCTTGTGGGCGACGTAGTCATGATTCCATTGCTCGAGCTCTTGCGCCGATTTTTTCGCGATGAACGGCGCGAGATAGGCCTCGATCGCAGCATCGTTCTTGGCATTCTTGATGACGGTCAAGAGCGCTTCGTGATCGATTCCTAAAAACCCGAAGACTGCCTGATCCATCGGGCAGTTGTAGTGGTAATCGCCGATGTTGCCGTGCGCGAGCGCCTTGCCCTTGTCGACGGTCCGGCCGATTTGGACGATGCCGAGCCATTTGGCGTGCACGCTGCGGGGGAATTCTTTGGTTAGATCCATGGATGAGCTCCTCAATATCGATACTGGTGATAGTAACCAT
Above is a window of Candidatus Dormiibacterota bacterium DNA encoding:
- a CDS encoding DUF3810 family protein → MLGIAAGAFALLWHPSAAWVERVYANGGYAAWQHVAQAISGPVPWSLGDFAGLLGIALAYWRISVTIRQHRKPRWRRVAVALVEIVAIAGAYALWFEAAWGWNYDRAPMESRLAFNAARVDTGAVDRLRTHAIAEMNALAPAAHARSREPLDIADLRTAWLPLVRRAGDGWNPHVSWPKPTIADPFMNATGTSGFINPFTLNVQVASDLLWFERPFSLAHEWSHVAAYAREDEANYLAILTCLRAQDPAVQYSGWLELFLYLPPQPHYAKSTFVPLVWSDFAALRARNARRINLSLARLSWRTYNVYLKSNHIAAGVANYNEVTRLILGIPLDNRGLPLR
- the rpsI gene encoding 30S ribosomal protein S9 → MSEAIQATGRRKRAIARVELTLGQGVITINKKSIDDYFPRPQLQQIVRQPLEATQTTARFDVSVKAQGGGVTGQAGAVRHGIARALLEIDEAFKATLRKEGFLTRDPREKESKKYGRKRARKRFQFSKR
- the rplM gene encoding 50S ribosomal protein L13, which encodes MRTYQQKTVDTKHDWYIVDAAGLRLGTLAVRIARALSGKHKPTWTPHIDDGDHVVVINAEKIELGGNKWDQKVYYRHSGYPGGLRTKTAREIHDKHPERLIEMAVRGMLPTNRMRDVHLNRLRVFVGEQHTHEPQKPQPLF
- the truA gene encoding tRNA pseudouridine(38-40) synthase TruA, whose translation is MGRPAGSGREARRAASHAGNGLKVVRATVEYDGSAFFGLQFQPHLRTVAGVLERALSQLFASPIKISAAGRTDTGVHATGQVISFVTDRNFPFDRLAIALNSALPADLSVRDVALEPPGFSARFSARERRYVYAIHNAPDRSAMLAHRAQHVYAGLDLEAMIEAARALHGEHDFRSFCGTLPDNGVTVRCVKHLSIERRGALIRVEIAADSFVHRMVRTIVGTLVECGKGRRDPASLPAILAARDRSAAGLTAPAHGLYLAGVRYLGGYDSYREPPIFVGS
- a CDS encoding DUF5069 domain-containing protein, whose product is MDLTKEFPRSVHAKWLGIVQIGRTVDKGKALAHGNIGDYHYNCPMDQAVFGFLGIDHEALLTVIKNAKNDAAIEAYLAPFIAKKSAQELEQWNHDYVAHKPEGESLEYFINLRNQLAPDRTDVTSWADLLDLDEKRDVPRRTPVTA